A single genomic interval of Halorubrum aethiopicum harbors:
- a CDS encoding SPFH domain-containing protein: MGTQGPQSDPPDLGDLTGQIPDSVWQYTALAFALVVGFAALSQSLTLGVGVLAILVALVTLASAVEVVDAYDKEALTVFGEYRTLLDPGVHLIPPFVSRTYAFDMRTQTLDVPRQEAITRDNSPVTADAVVYIKVMDAKKAFLEVDDYKRATSNLAQTTLRAVLGDMELDDTLSRREQINDRINEELDEPTDEWGIRVEGVEVREVSPSEEVKRAMEQQTGAERRRRAMILEAQGERRSAVEQAEGDKQSNIIRAQGEKQSQILEAQGDAISTVLRARSAESMGERAIIERGMDTLAAIGKGDSTTFVLPQELTSLVGRYGKALSGSDVQQMDGLEGKEFDEETERLLGLDDIESALEQLDTVADDDLRTDESRERDAAGVAGDVDVGGDVDVGGDVDVGAGADLDDAGGPDREADRDIELESESESPGR, encoded by the coding sequence ATGGGAACACAAGGTCCGCAGAGCGACCCTCCAGACCTCGGCGACCTGACGGGGCAGATCCCCGACTCCGTCTGGCAGTACACGGCGCTGGCGTTCGCGCTGGTCGTCGGGTTCGCGGCGCTGAGCCAGAGCCTCACCCTCGGGGTCGGCGTGCTGGCGATCCTGGTCGCGCTCGTCACGCTCGCCAGCGCGGTCGAGGTCGTCGACGCCTACGACAAGGAGGCGCTGACGGTGTTCGGCGAGTACCGGACGCTGCTCGACCCCGGCGTCCACCTCATCCCTCCGTTCGTCTCGCGGACGTACGCGTTCGACATGCGGACGCAGACGCTGGACGTCCCTCGTCAGGAGGCGATCACGCGTGACAACTCGCCGGTGACCGCGGACGCGGTCGTCTACATCAAGGTGATGGACGCGAAGAAGGCGTTCCTCGAGGTCGACGACTACAAGAGGGCGACCTCGAACCTGGCCCAGACGACGCTCCGGGCCGTCCTCGGCGACATGGAGCTCGACGACACGCTCTCGCGGCGCGAGCAGATCAACGACCGGATCAACGAGGAGCTGGACGAGCCGACCGACGAGTGGGGGATCCGCGTCGAGGGCGTCGAGGTCCGCGAGGTGAGCCCCTCCGAGGAGGTCAAACGCGCCATGGAGCAACAGACCGGCGCGGAGCGCCGCCGCCGCGCGATGATCCTCGAGGCGCAGGGGGAACGGCGCTCGGCGGTCGAGCAGGCGGAGGGTGACAAGCAGTCGAACATCATCCGCGCGCAGGGGGAGAAACAGAGCCAGATCCTCGAGGCGCAGGGCGACGCCATCTCGACCGTGTTGCGGGCGCGCTCGGCGGAGTCGATGGGCGAGCGCGCGATCATCGAGCGCGGCATGGACACCCTGGCGGCGATCGGGAAGGGAGATTCGACGACGTTCGTGCTCCCGCAGGAGCTCACGAGCCTCGTCGGCCGCTACGGCAAGGCGCTCTCCGGCTCCGACGTCCAGCAGATGGACGGGCTGGAGGGCAAGGAGTTCGACGAGGAGACGGAACGGCTGCTCGGGCTCGACGACATCGAGAGCGCGCTCGAACAGCTCGACACGGTCGCCGACGACGACCTCCGGACCGACGAGAGCCGCGAGCGCGACGCGGCGGGCGTCGCCGGCGACGTGGACGTGGGCGGGGACGTCGACGTGGGCGGCGACGTGGACGTCGGAGCCGGGGCGGACCTCGACGACGCGGGGGGCCCCGACCGCGAGGCCGACCGCGACATCGAACTGGAGTCGGAGTCGGAGAGTCCGGGCCGGTGA
- a CDS encoding ribonucleotide-diphosphate reductase subunit beta, whose protein sequence is MSRRRRTTADTTSHTTPQHTTHTMPLINTDSQHDPNKILPIDYDWAREYYRDGVNNNWVPEEIPMADDVHQWEGDELTDAERRLVEWNLGFFSTAESLTANNLVLAVYDYVTAPECRQYLLRQAYEEAVHTDTFIYCCDSLGFDPEYLYGMYDRIPAIEAKDDFVVELTRAIDRPDFTIETDDDVREFLRDLVGFYVIMEGIFFYAGFAMMLALKRRGKMVGVGEQFEYIMRDESLHLNFGVELINTIREENPGVWTDEFEAEIDGLIREAVELESTYAAEACPPDLMGMSAEGFIEYVEYIADRRLTQLGMEEAYGTENPFPWMSEAVDLNREANFFERQVTEYQSGGSLDW, encoded by the coding sequence GTGAGCCGGAGGAGACGAACGACGGCCGACACCACGTCACACACTACACCACAACACACGACCCACACCATGCCGCTCATCAACACCGACAGCCAGCACGACCCGAACAAGATCCTGCCGATCGACTACGACTGGGCCCGCGAGTACTACCGCGACGGGGTCAACAACAACTGGGTGCCCGAGGAGATCCCGATGGCGGACGACGTCCACCAGTGGGAGGGCGACGAGCTGACCGACGCCGAGCGCCGCCTCGTCGAGTGGAACCTCGGGTTCTTCTCGACGGCCGAGTCGCTGACCGCGAACAACCTCGTCCTCGCCGTCTACGACTACGTCACCGCGCCGGAGTGCCGTCAGTACCTGCTCCGGCAGGCGTACGAGGAGGCGGTCCACACGGACACGTTCATCTACTGCTGTGACTCGCTCGGCTTCGATCCCGAGTACCTCTACGGGATGTACGACCGCATCCCCGCCATCGAGGCGAAGGACGACTTCGTCGTCGAGTTGACCCGCGCCATCGACCGCCCCGATTTCACGATCGAGACCGACGACGACGTGCGCGAGTTCCTCCGCGATCTCGTCGGCTTCTACGTGATCATGGAGGGGATCTTCTTCTACGCCGGCTTCGCGATGATGCTGGCGTTGAAGCGGCGCGGGAAGATGGTCGGGGTCGGCGAGCAGTTCGAGTACATCATGCGCGACGAGTCGCTCCACCTCAACTTCGGGGTCGAGCTGATCAACACGATCCGCGAGGAGAACCCCGGCGTCTGGACCGACGAGTTCGAGGCGGAGATCGACGGGCTGATCCGCGAGGCGGTCGAGCTCGAGTCGACCTACGCCGCGGAGGCGTGCCCGCCGGACCTGATGGGGATGTCCGCGGAGGGGTTCATCGAGTACGTCGAGTACATCGCGGACCGGCGGCTCACCCAGCTCGGGATGGAGGAGGCGTACGGGACCGAGAACCCGTTCCCGTGGATGTCGGAGGCGGTCGACCTCAACCGCGAGGCCAACTTCTTCGAGCGACAGGTGACCGAGTACCAGTCCGGCGGCTCGCTCGACTGGTAG
- a CDS encoding ribonucleoside-diphosphate reductase subunit alpha — protein MSTTTHDTAVRDLLDRAREGNEDVLDADERDRLVAEIERALYDGADADEVAEATVDALTARIERDPAYDAMAARVAREDYFRRVTGERPPDDEGDLAAAYRDAFREAIDRGLEADLLDERMGEYDLDRLAEALDPARDELFEYTALDTLEQRYYLREADAEPFELPQVFWMRVAMGVALREEESERAARAEEFYEVLSTLRFVHSTPTLFHAGTTHPQLSSCYLTTVPDDLEGIFEAYKEHAKLSKWSGGLGNDWTPLRADGALVSSTGVESTGTVPFLKISNDVTGAINRSGKRRGAAAAYLEAWHLDFPAFIDLRRNTGDERRRTHDMNTAAWVPDLFMKRVENDAEWTLFSPDEVPDLHGTYGEEFEERYEAYEEAAEAGELRQYETVDASELWRETLTRLFETGHPWITFKDPCNVRSPQDHAGVVNSSNLCTEITLNTSEEETAVCNLGSVNLARHMTFRGDAEAHPAPDDVAAAARGSGADGDDADAGGPVAVGVDGDAAELDAELFADTAETAMRMLDNVVDLNFYPTEKAERSNMRHRPIGLGMMGFHEALQLARVPMNSERALAFAGRAGELLGYHAIDNSARLAGERGAYDSFEGSKWDRDLLPQDTLDLLAEERGREIPVAREETLDWDAVRERIAEHGMRNSNTTAVAPTATISTIAGTSPSIEPLYSNLYVKSNMSGDFTVVNERLVADLKAEGQWGSEALDRLKYHDGAVGDLDLPGELSDLYRGAFEIDPRHQLRLTARRGAWIDQSQSHNVFFPSTDGSLLDDVYRTAWELGLKTTYYLRTLGASSIEQSTLDMAEYDDTQSRGGGFDDEDGATDEPREDAGTDASDGGDTDRVDGLPTVEDPTCDACQ, from the coding sequence GCGCGCTCTACGACGGGGCCGACGCCGACGAGGTCGCCGAGGCGACCGTGGACGCGCTCACGGCGCGGATCGAGCGCGACCCCGCCTACGACGCGATGGCGGCCCGCGTCGCCCGCGAGGACTACTTCCGTCGGGTGACCGGCGAGCGCCCGCCCGACGACGAGGGCGACCTCGCGGCGGCGTACCGCGACGCCTTCCGCGAGGCGATCGACCGCGGCCTCGAGGCGGACCTCCTCGACGAACGGATGGGCGAGTACGACCTCGACCGGCTGGCGGAGGCGCTGGATCCGGCGCGGGACGAGCTGTTCGAGTACACCGCGCTCGACACGCTCGAACAGCGCTACTACCTCCGGGAGGCGGACGCGGAGCCGTTCGAGCTCCCGCAGGTCTTCTGGATGCGGGTGGCGATGGGCGTCGCGCTCCGCGAGGAGGAGTCGGAGCGGGCCGCGCGCGCCGAGGAGTTCTACGAGGTCCTCTCCACGCTGCGGTTCGTCCACTCCACGCCGACGCTGTTCCACGCCGGGACGACACACCCGCAGCTCTCCTCGTGTTACCTCACCACCGTCCCCGACGACCTCGAGGGGATCTTCGAGGCGTACAAGGAGCACGCGAAGCTCTCGAAGTGGTCGGGCGGGCTCGGCAACGACTGGACCCCGCTCCGCGCGGACGGCGCGCTGGTCTCCTCGACCGGCGTCGAGTCGACCGGGACGGTCCCCTTCCTGAAGATCTCCAACGACGTGACCGGCGCGATAAATCGATCGGGGAAGCGTCGCGGGGCCGCGGCCGCCTACCTCGAGGCGTGGCACCTCGATTTCCCCGCCTTCATCGACCTCCGGCGGAACACCGGCGACGAGCGCCGGCGCACCCACGACATGAACACCGCGGCGTGGGTGCCCGACCTGTTCATGAAGCGGGTCGAGAACGACGCGGAGTGGACGCTGTTCTCGCCCGACGAGGTGCCCGACCTCCACGGGACCTACGGCGAGGAGTTCGAGGAGCGGTACGAGGCGTACGAGGAGGCGGCCGAAGCGGGTGAGCTTCGCCAGTACGAGACCGTCGACGCGAGCGAGCTCTGGCGGGAGACCCTGACGCGACTCTTCGAGACCGGCCACCCGTGGATCACGTTCAAGGACCCGTGTAACGTCCGGTCGCCCCAGGACCACGCCGGGGTCGTCAACTCCTCGAACCTCTGTACGGAGATCACGCTCAACACGAGCGAGGAGGAGACCGCCGTCTGTAACCTCGGCTCGGTCAACCTCGCGCGACACATGACCTTCCGCGGCGACGCCGAGGCCCACCCCGCCCCCGACGACGTCGCGGCCGCGGCCCGCGGAAGCGGGGCGGACGGCGACGACGCGGACGCGGGCGGCCCGGTCGCCGTCGGCGTCGACGGCGACGCGGCCGAACTGGACGCCGAACTGTTCGCCGACACCGCCGAGACCGCGATGCGGATGCTCGACAACGTCGTCGACCTCAACTTCTACCCGACGGAGAAGGCCGAGCGCTCCAACATGCGCCACCGGCCCATCGGGCTCGGGATGATGGGCTTCCACGAGGCGCTCCAGCTCGCGCGCGTCCCGATGAACTCCGAGCGCGCCCTCGCGTTCGCGGGGCGGGCCGGGGAGCTGCTGGGCTACCACGCGATCGACAACTCCGCGCGGCTGGCCGGCGAGCGCGGCGCGTACGACTCCTTCGAGGGCTCGAAGTGGGACCGCGACCTGCTGCCGCAGGACACCCTCGACCTGCTCGCCGAGGAGCGCGGCCGGGAGATCCCCGTCGCCCGCGAGGAGACGCTCGACTGGGACGCGGTCCGCGAGCGGATCGCGGAACACGGCATGCGCAACTCCAACACCACCGCGGTCGCGCCGACCGCGACCATCTCCACCATCGCGGGCACCTCCCCGTCGATCGAGCCGCTGTACTCGAACCTCTACGTCAAGTCCAACATGTCCGGCGACTTCACCGTCGTCAACGAGCGGCTCGTCGCCGACCTCAAAGCCGAGGGGCAGTGGGGGTCGGAGGCGCTCGATCGCCTGAAGTACCACGACGGCGCAGTCGGCGACCTCGACCTGCCCGGCGAGCTCTCGGACCTCTACCGCGGCGCGTTCGAGATCGATCCCCGTCACCAGCTTCGGCTCACCGCGCGCCGCGGCGCGTGGATCGACCAGAGCCAGTCGCACAACGTCTTCTTCCCGTCGACGGACGGCTCGCTGCTCGACGACGTGTACCGGACCGCCTGGGAGCTGGGGCTGAAGACGACCTACTACCTGCGCACGCTCGGCGCGTCGAGCATCGAGCAGTCGACGCTGGACATGGCCGAGTACGACGACACGCAGTCGCGCGGCGGCGGGTTCGACGACGAGGACGGTGCGACCGACGAACCCCGTGAAGATGCGGGGACGGACGCCAGCGACGGAGGCGACACGGACCGCGTCGACGGGCTGCCGACCGTCGAGGACCCGACCTGCGACGCCTGTCAGTGA
- a CDS encoding antibiotic biosynthesis monooxygenase family protein, whose product MYLVTFRLAPGEYDAEFHELNDAIQAAAEDTEGYLGKRTWHAPDDEEVLVVYYWESLDALESFGADADHERAKRRWTEWYDAYEVTVTEVVEAYGSGFGEDANPFV is encoded by the coding sequence ATGTATCTGGTGACGTTCCGCCTCGCTCCGGGCGAGTACGACGCGGAGTTCCACGAGTTGAACGACGCGATACAGGCGGCCGCCGAGGACACCGAGGGGTACCTGGGCAAACGGACCTGGCACGCCCCGGACGACGAGGAAGTGCTCGTCGTCTACTACTGGGAGTCGTTGGACGCGCTCGAGTCGTTCGGGGCGGACGCGGACCACGAACGCGCGAAACGGCGGTGGACGGAGTGGTACGACGCGTACGAGGTCACCGTCACGGAGGTCGTCGAGGCGTACGGGAGCGGGTTCGGCGAGGACGCGAACCCGTTCGTGTAA
- a CDS encoding O-acetylhomoserine aminocarboxypropyltransferase/cysteine synthase family protein has protein sequence MPSDEDTDREFRTRSVHAGSTPDPTTGARATPIYQTTAYEFDDADHAARLFALEEAGNVYSRIMNPTNAALEERIASLENGVGAIATSSGMAALDLATFMLASAGDNVVTSSALYGGTYTYLTHSVERRGVTTRFVDPLDYEGYAEAIDDDTAYVHLETIGNPSLVTPDIERVAEIAHDHGVPLFVDNTFATPYLCRPLDHGADLVWESTTKWLTGNGTTIGGVLVDGGSFPWGEYPEKFPEIAKDNPAYHGINYVDAFGDAAFTFAAVTRGLRDLGNQQAPFDAWNTLQQTESLPLRMDRHCENAAVVAEYLEEHADVAWVNYPGLESHETHAEASEYLDGGYGGMITFGLEAGFEAAKATVENTDLASLLANVGDAKTLVIHPASTTHQQLTEEEQAAAGVTGDMVRLSVGIEDPADIVADLEAAIETATE, from the coding sequence ATGCCAAGCGACGAGGACACCGACCGCGAGTTCCGCACGCGAAGCGTCCACGCCGGATCGACCCCGGACCCGACGACGGGGGCGCGCGCGACCCCGATCTACCAGACGACCGCCTACGAGTTCGACGACGCCGACCACGCCGCGCGGCTGTTCGCGTTGGAGGAGGCCGGCAACGTCTACTCGCGGATCATGAACCCGACGAACGCGGCGTTAGAGGAGCGGATCGCCTCCCTCGAGAACGGCGTGGGCGCGATCGCCACCTCCTCGGGGATGGCGGCGCTCGACCTCGCGACGTTCATGCTGGCGTCGGCCGGCGACAACGTCGTCACCTCCTCGGCGCTGTACGGCGGCACCTACACCTACCTCACCCACTCCGTCGAGCGCCGCGGGGTCACCACGCGGTTCGTCGACCCGCTCGACTACGAGGGGTACGCCGAGGCGATCGACGACGACACCGCCTACGTCCACCTCGAGACGATCGGCAACCCGTCGCTCGTCACGCCGGACATCGAGCGGGTCGCGGAGATCGCCCACGACCACGGCGTCCCGCTGTTCGTCGACAACACGTTCGCGACGCCGTACCTCTGCCGGCCGCTCGACCACGGCGCGGACCTCGTCTGGGAGTCGACGACGAAGTGGCTCACCGGCAACGGGACCACGATCGGCGGCGTCCTCGTCGACGGCGGCTCGTTCCCGTGGGGCGAGTACCCCGAGAAGTTCCCCGAGATAGCGAAGGACAACCCCGCCTACCACGGGATCAACTACGTCGACGCGTTCGGCGACGCCGCGTTCACCTTCGCGGCCGTCACCCGCGGGCTTCGCGATCTCGGCAACCAGCAGGCCCCCTTCGACGCGTGGAACACGCTCCAGCAAACCGAGTCGCTCCCGCTGCGGATGGACCGGCACTGCGAGAACGCGGCGGTCGTCGCGGAGTACCTCGAGGAACACGCGGACGTGGCGTGGGTGAACTACCCCGGCCTGGAGAGCCACGAGACCCACGCGGAGGCGAGCGAGTACCTCGACGGCGGCTACGGCGGCATGATCACGTTCGGGCTGGAGGCCGGCTTCGAGGCCGCGAAGGCGACCGTCGAGAACACGGATCTCGCCTCGCTGCTCGCGAACGTCGGCGACGCGAAAACCCTGGTGATCCACCCCGCCTCGACGACCCACCAGCAGCTGACGGAGGAGGAGCAGGCGGCGGCGGGCGTCACCGGCGACATGGTGCGACTCTCCGTCGGGATCGAGGACCCCGCGGACATCGTCGCCGACCTCGAGGCGGCGATCGAGACGGCGACGGAGTGA